A single genomic interval of Gossypium raimondii isolate GPD5lz chromosome 11, ASM2569854v1, whole genome shotgun sequence harbors:
- the LOC105803115 gene encoding uncharacterized protein LOC105803115: protein MGTLSSLFPLSLSAVPIPLNNFAPKTHLIFFAASTSKLRSKTVAFGGNPPDPKQKEYLFLDENGVVEDMDGYLNNLSLEYESVWDTKPSWCQPWTITLTGLLVIACSWLILHSLVVTAFATLGICTWWYIFLYSYPKAYMEMIAERRERVENGVEDTFGMSKNQ, encoded by the exons ATGGGAACTCTATCATCTCTGTTCCCCCTCTCACTGTCTGCTGTCCCAATACCTCTCAATAACTTTGCCCCGAAAACCCACCTTATTTTCTTTGCTGCTTCCACTTCAAAGCTTCGATCCAAAACAGTGGCCTTCGGGGGGAATCCACCCGACCCCAAACAGAAAGAATATCTATTCTTGGACGAAAACGGTGTCGTCGAAGACATGGATGGTTATCTTAACAACCTCTCTCTCGAGTACGAGTCAGTTTGGGACACTAAGCCTTCATG GTGTCAGCCATGGACGATTACCCTTACTGGATTGTTGGTGATTGCCTGTAGTTGGCTAATTTTACATTCACTTGTGGTCACAGCTTTTGCTACATTGGGGATATGCACATGGTGGTACATCTTTCTATATTCTTATCCTAAG GCTTATATGGAAATGATAGCCGAGCGACGAGAGAGGGTGGAGAATGGTGTAGAAGATACATTTGGAATGAGCAAGAATCAATGA
- the LOC105803114 gene encoding F-box protein At4g02760, producing MDTLLHPSTSSMAKRPCPSSAENPMLPSFFSQMDNLLLSFLSLSDSSPPVSLDLSFDRLLESAPSDADQSLLIDRAHNLGSLLLRAANRSARKRASLHNSIAWALPPDLTIKVFSMLDSQSLCYAAATCSMFNKCAMDPLCYANIDLTTVVPKVNNAVVSTMIQRAGKSFRSLKLGIVPGPTSSPGSCQPLVYSIRNSVDVSSFSWNDKKTRQGKESSILTRSCLYPLSGDNGAAGTLLRRLHLYNIERMDNASLCVALAACPSLLDLEIVGLHVELRQTLMSVSSNCHLIERLFFESSKTGRDDSLKSPTCVDLVNNCPNISYLSLRGFKLHDYKVRILVKGFRKLKYADFSTSYSISGTFLRNLGSGFGGNLLEVLILRDCMHLKEVEVARFLTAVLAGDFKFLRYLDISNREGLASEGDWYQRSYNSSIIPLKQVLEVRPNICLLAEFPSEGCYIDIDHMFDSDVNSEISLPSQLSSHTSDGSLLMSSSESSYNSDQGSGNEEYQVSGFVIYEESSDEVDFLVV from the exons ATGGATACCCTCCTCCACCCTTCAACAAGTTCCATGGCCAAACGCCCTTGCCCTTCTTCCGCCGAAAACCCTATGCTTCCTTCTTTCTTCTCTCAAATGGACAACCTCCTCCTctctttcctttctctctccGATTCCTCTCCTCCTGTTTCCCTCGACCTTTCCTTCGACCGCCTCCTCGAATCTGCTCCTTCCGACGCTGATCAGTCTCTCCTGATCGATCGTGCTCACAATCTCGGTTCCCTTCTCCTCCGTGCCGCCAATCGCTCTGCTCGGAAACGTGCTTCGCTTCATAACTCCATCGCCTGGGCCCTCCCCCCTGATCTCACCATCAAG GTGTTTTCGATGTTAGATTCGCAGAGTCTTTGTTACGCCGCGGCAACGTGTTCGATGTTTAACAAGTGTGCCATGGATCCTTTGTGCTATGCCAATATTGACCTCACCACTGTCGTGCCTAAGGTTAATAATGCCGTTGTCTCCACCATGATCCAACGAGCGGGAAAATCGTTCCG ATCTCTTAAGCTTGGAATTGTACCTGGCCCAACTTCGTCTCCTGGTTCCTGCCAACCATTGGTTTATAGCATCAGGAATTCTGTAGATGTATCTAGCTTTTCTTGGAATGACAAAAAGACCAGGCAAGGGAAGGAATCATCTATTCTTACAAGGTCCTGCTTATACCCATTAAGTGGGGACAATGGTGCCGCTGG GACTCTTTTGAGGAGGTTGCATCTTTACAATATTGAAAGAATGGACAATGCATCACTTTGTGTGGCATTAGCTGCTTGCCCTTCTTTACTTGATTTGGAAATTGTTGGCCT TCATGTTGAGCTGAGGCAAACTCTGATGTCAGTGAGCTCAAATTGTCACTTGATAGAGCGTTTATTCTTCGAGTCTTCTAAAACAG GAAGGGATGACAGCTTGAAATCGCCTACATGTGTGGATTTGGTGAACAATTGTCCTAATATTTCTTATTTGTCGCTGAGAGGTTTTAAACTTCATGATTATAAAGTTCGCATTCTTGTTAAG GGATTCCGGAAACTTAAATATGCTGATTTTTCAACTTCTTACTCGATCAGTGGAACATTTTTGAG GAATTTGGGAAGTGGCTTTGGTGGGAATCTACTAGAGGTTTTAATTTTAAGGGACTGCATGCATCTCAAAGAG GTGGAAGTTGCTCGGTTCTTGACAGCAGTTCTTGCAGGAGATTTTAAGTTCCTTCGATATCTT GACATATCTAATAGGGAAGGTTTAGCTTCTGAAGGTGACTGGTATCAGAGATCTTACAACTCGAG CATTATTCCCTTAAAGCAGGTTTTGGAAGTAAGACCAAATATTTGTTTGCTGGCCGAGTTTCCATCAGAAGGATG CTATATTGACATAGACCACATGTTTGATAGTGATGTTAACAGTGAAATCAGTCTGCCATCCCAACTGAGTAGTCATACATCTGATGGTTCATTGCTTATGAGTTCATCAGAGAGCAGCTATAATAGTGATCAGGGTAGCGGTAATGAGGAGTATCAAGTTTCGGGTTTTGTAATTTATGAGGAAAGCTCAGATGAGGTGGATTTTCTGGTTGTCTAG